A single genomic interval of Blattabacterium sp. (Nauphoeta cinerea) harbors:
- a CDS encoding CcoQ/FixQ family Cbb3-type cytochrome c oxidase assembly chaperone, translated as MISFFKQYFTGEKNIGIFQSFMLILFLLSFFFIIFFVFSKSKKYYHKISLIPLELEEEKKKERL; from the coding sequence ATGATAAGTTTTTTTAAGCAATATTTTACAGGAGAAAAAAATATAGGCATTTTTCAATCTTTTATGTTAATTTTATTTTTATTGTCATTTTTTTTTATAATATTTTTTGTGTTTTCAAAATCTAAAAAATATTATCATAAAATAAGTTTAATCCCTTTAGAATTAGAAGAAGAAAAAAAAAAGGAAAGATTATGA
- the ccoN gene encoding cytochrome-c oxidase, cbb3-type subunit I, with the protein MKLKTYYYNNSIVKAFLYATIFWAFIGFLAGLFIALLLFFPEVPELIFGKNLKDSQGILGFGRWRMLHTSTAIFAFVGNIIFTGYYYALQRLLKTRIFSDALSWIHFWGWQIFIVSTWITFLLGINTSKEYAEHEWPIDIGVFLIWIIYGINMIGSILKRKIKHLYVSIWFLLGTWVAVGMLHVFNNLELPISLLSFKSYSIYAGVQDALMQWWYGHNAVAFILTTPILGLMYYFVPKASNQPIFSYKLSIIHFWSLIFIYIWAGPHHLMYTSLPNWAQMLGTIFSIMLIAPSWGGMLNGLLTLRGAWNQMKTNPVLKFFVVGITCYGMATFEGPMLATKTLNSIGHFTDWVIAHVHLGTLGWNGFMAFGIIYWLTQKIWNTKLYSISLANIHFWLGVLGIILYIFPMYVGSILQSIMWKKFNPDGTLAYKNFLDSVLSIIPFYKIRFIGGIIYFLGFILMIYNIFKTIRQGNSLDNEKFQCDPFYGISVKNRNETFHNWLERKPIQLTILSFIAIAIGGFIEIIPTLVIKSNVPTIHNVHPYKALELEGRDLFVREGCNACHSAQVRPFRDEVVRYGEYSKAGEFVYDHPFLWGSKRTGPDLAREGGKNPNSWHFNHMYNPRSTSPGSIMPRYPWLIYNKLDRSNTEKKIKAMVKLGVPYSLEYIKNINQDMDHQASQIIRDIYQEYPSLKKEINQQKKVEKEKFIPLEKREVIALIAYLQRLGTDIKS; encoded by the coding sequence ATGAAATTAAAGACATATTATTATAACAACAGTATTGTAAAAGCTTTTTTGTATGCTACAATATTTTGGGCTTTTATTGGATTTTTAGCTGGATTATTTATAGCCTTATTATTATTTTTTCCAGAGGTTCCAGAACTTATTTTTGGTAAGAATCTAAAGGATTCTCAAGGAATTTTAGGATTTGGAAGATGGAGAATGTTACATACAAGTACTGCTATTTTTGCTTTTGTAGGAAATATTATTTTTACAGGCTATTATTATGCTTTACAACGTTTGTTAAAAACGAGAATTTTTAGTGATGCCCTAAGTTGGATCCATTTTTGGGGATGGCAAATATTTATTGTTTCTACTTGGATTACTTTTTTATTAGGGATTAATACAAGTAAAGAATATGCTGAACATGAATGGCCAATAGATATAGGGGTCTTTTTGATTTGGATTATTTACGGGATAAATATGATTGGAAGCATTTTGAAAAGAAAAATTAAACATTTATATGTTAGCATTTGGTTTTTGTTAGGAACATGGGTTGCTGTAGGAATGTTACATGTATTTAATAATCTTGAATTACCTATATCTCTTTTATCCTTTAAAAGTTATTCTATATATGCTGGGGTACAAGATGCTTTAATGCAATGGTGGTATGGGCATAATGCTGTCGCATTTATTTTAACTACACCTATATTGGGATTAATGTATTATTTTGTTCCAAAAGCATCCAATCAACCCATTTTTTCTTACAAACTTTCTATTATACATTTTTGGTCATTAATATTTATATATATTTGGGCGGGCCCCCATCATTTAATGTATACATCTCTTCCGAATTGGGCTCAAATGTTAGGTACTATTTTTTCAATTATGCTTATTGCTCCTTCTTGGGGTGGGATGTTGAATGGATTGCTTACTTTAAGAGGGGCTTGGAATCAAATGAAAACGAATCCGGTTTTGAAGTTTTTTGTAGTTGGAATTACTTGTTATGGAATGGCGACTTTTGAAGGGCCTATGTTAGCAACTAAAACTCTAAATTCCATAGGACATTTTACGGACTGGGTTATAGCTCATGTCCATTTAGGGACTTTGGGATGGAATGGGTTCATGGCTTTTGGAATTATATATTGGTTGACTCAAAAAATATGGAATACAAAATTATATTCTATATCATTGGCTAATATTCATTTCTGGTTAGGTGTTTTGGGGATTATTTTATATATTTTTCCCATGTATGTTGGGTCTATTTTACAATCTATTATGTGGAAGAAATTTAATCCTGATGGAACTTTAGCTTATAAAAATTTTTTGGATTCTGTTTTATCTATTATCCCATTTTATAAAATAAGATTTATAGGTGGAATTATTTATTTCTTAGGTTTTATTTTAATGATTTATAATATTTTTAAAACAATCAGACAAGGGAATTCATTAGATAATGAAAAATTTCAATGTGATCCATTTTATGGTATTTCTGTTAAAAATAGAAATGAAACATTTCATAATTGGTTGGAAAGAAAACCAATCCAATTAACAATTCTTTCTTTTATAGCAATAGCTATTGGAGGATTTATAGAAATTATCCCTACTTTAGTGATCAAATCTAACGTTCCTACAATTCACAACGTTCACCCTTACAAAGCCTTAGAATTAGAAGGGAGAGATTTATTTGTGAGAGAAGGATGTAATGCTTGTCATAGCGCACAAGTTCGTCCATTTAGAGATGAAGTAGTACGTTATGGAGAGTATTCGAAAGCTGGTGAATTTGTATATGATCATCCATTTCTTTGGGGTTCTAAACGAACAGGGCCAGATTTGGCTAGAGAAGGAGGAAAAAACCCTAATTCTTGGCATTTTAATCATATGTATAACCCTCGTTCTACTTCTCCTGGATCTATTATGCCAAGATATCCTTGGTTGATTTATAATAAATTGGATAGATCTAATACAGAAAAGAAAATAAAAGCAATGGTGAAATTAGGAGTTCCATATTCTTTGGAGTACATCAAAAATATAAATCAAGATATGGATCATCAAGCGAGTCAAATTATACGTGATATTTATCAAGAATATCCCAGTTTGAAAAAAGAAATAAATCAACAAAAAAAAGTGGAAAAAGAAAAATTTATTCCATTAGAAAAAAGAGAAGTTATAGCTCTTATTGCTTATTTACAGAGATTAGGAACAGATATAAAATCTTAA
- the ccoS gene encoding cbb3-type cytochrome oxidase assembly protein CcoS has translation MGILIIMILSSVSLGAFFLIFFLICLYSGQFDDYESPSIRILIDDFEKN, from the coding sequence ATGGGCATATTAATTATTATGATATTATCTAGTGTTTCTTTGGGGGCATTTTTTCTCATATTTTTTTTAATTTGTCTTTATTCTGGACAATTTGATGATTATGAATCTCCTAGTATTAGAATTTTAATTGATGATTTTGAAAAAAATTAA
- a CDS encoding cation-translocating P-type ATPase: MLLAIPEYVGALQEDMWFMENRNFFRYLMIVLSLPVVIFSITDHIKYAILGLKKHILNINVPISIGILVLFLWSCYEVFFDLGSGYFDSLSSFSLFLLISRMFQVHTHNQILSFDKNYKSFYPVLITKICNDEKEEKVLLSSLKKGDLILIRNEEIVPADSILIKGNAVLDNSFITGESYFIPKKVGERIYAGSKQKGEAILIKVIKNVDHSYLSLLWNKNKPNPSSSYQFDLSSISNRFSQYFTPTILIISILTGIYWWFFSNDTSKIFQTIFSVLIITCPCALVLSVPLIFGSIIRFFSKKGFYIKDIFTMERISSVRTLIFDKTGTITDMNKEKISFVGNMEHEEKKIIASLLKNSNHPLSQKILSELSIKDFYVIKNFREIIGKGLEGIVKNIPVKIGSQKYLNITNNTINEHGINQTKVFISINNKFIGYFLFRNYYRKGIEKMFQDLKEYNIFILSGDQNDLEKKYLKSILPKSSKVFFSQSPEDKLNCVKQLQKKGEKVMMFGDGINDCAALNQSEVGISVSENPTSFFPTCDAFIESSCLNKIYFFLKVSKVSVKLVFVNFMISLFYNVIGITFAMTGNLKPFIAAILMPLSSFSVIFFFYYIYLDHFKKINILVYLVFSL; this comes from the coding sequence ATGCTTTTAGCCATTCCAGAATATGTCGGAGCCCTACAAGAAGACATGTGGTTTATGGAAAATCGTAATTTTTTTCGTTATCTGATGATAGTTTTATCTCTTCCTGTAGTAATATTTTCTATTACTGATCATATTAAATATGCTATTTTAGGATTAAAAAAACATATTTTGAATATAAATGTTCCAATTTCTATTGGAATATTAGTTCTTTTTTTATGGAGTTGTTATGAAGTATTTTTTGATTTAGGTTCTGGATATTTTGATAGTCTTTCTAGTTTTTCATTATTTTTACTTATAAGTAGAATGTTTCAAGTGCATACTCATAATCAAATTTTATCTTTTGACAAAAATTATAAATCTTTTTATCCAGTTCTAATAACAAAAATATGCAATGATGAAAAAGAAGAAAAAGTTTTGCTTTCTTCTTTAAAAAAAGGAGATTTAATTTTAATTAGAAATGAGGAAATTGTACCTGCCGATTCTATATTAATCAAAGGAAACGCTGTATTAGATAATAGTTTTATTACAGGAGAATCCTATTTTATTCCTAAAAAAGTAGGAGAACGAATTTATGCGGGTTCTAAACAAAAAGGGGAAGCTATTCTTATAAAAGTCATTAAAAATGTGGATCATAGTTATTTAAGTCTATTATGGAACAAGAATAAACCAAATCCATCTTCTTCTTATCAATTTGATTTAAGTTCAATATCCAATAGATTTAGTCAATATTTTACTCCTACTATTTTGATAATTTCGATATTAACTGGAATATATTGGTGGTTTTTTAGTAATGATACTTCAAAAATTTTTCAGACAATTTTTTCTGTTTTAATTATTACTTGTCCTTGTGCTTTAGTTCTTTCTGTTCCATTAATTTTCGGAAGTATTATACGTTTTTTTTCAAAAAAAGGTTTTTATATAAAAGATATTTTTACAATGGAAAGAATCTCTTCAGTAAGAACTTTAATATTTGATAAAACTGGAACTATAACTGATATGAATAAAGAAAAAATTTCTTTTGTCGGAAATATGGAACACGAAGAAAAAAAAATTATAGCTTCCTTATTAAAAAATTCAAATCATCCTTTAAGTCAGAAAATATTATCAGAATTATCTATAAAAGATTTCTATGTTATAAAAAATTTTAGAGAAATTATAGGAAAAGGATTAGAAGGTATTGTCAAAAATATACCGGTTAAAATTGGGTCTCAAAAATATTTAAATATTACAAATAACACAATTAATGAACACGGAATAAATCAAACAAAAGTATTTATTTCTATAAATAATAAATTCATAGGTTATTTTTTATTTAGAAATTATTATCGTAAGGGAATAGAAAAAATGTTTCAAGATTTAAAAGAATATAATATTTTTATTCTTTCTGGTGATCAGAATGATTTAGAAAAAAAGTATTTAAAATCTATTTTACCAAAATCAAGTAAGGTTTTTTTTAGTCAAAGTCCTGAAGATAAATTAAATTGTGTCAAACAATTACAAAAAAAAGGAGAAAAAGTTATGATGTTTGGAGATGGAATCAATGATTGTGCCGCGTTAAATCAAAGTGAAGTAGGGATTTCTGTATCCGAAAATCCAACTAGTTTTTTTCCAACTTGTGATGCTTTTATAGAATCCAGTTGTTTAAATAAAATTTATTTTTTTTTAAAAGTATCTAAAGTATCTGTAAAATTAGTATTTGTTAATTTCATGATTAGTTTATTTTATAATGTCATAGGAATTACTTTTGCAATGACCGGGAACTTAAAACCTTTTATAGCCGCCATTTTAATGCCTTTAAGTTCTTTTTCCGTTATTTTTTTTTTCTATTATATCTACTTGGATCATTTCAAGAAAATTAATATTTTAGTTTATTTAGTATTTAGTTTATAG
- a CDS encoding Copper-Exporting ATPase: MKKEKIFDFLDDKKIANKIIDFNHKNVTTVRFIIPSIHCSSCVFVLEKLPKLYQNIFDSTVDFYNKKIWITFNNIEFKLSDIAKILDNIGYSPSMDFDSIENIKKIKIYLIEN; this comes from the coding sequence ATGAAAAAAGAAAAAATTTTTGATTTTCTTGATGATAAAAAAATTGCAAATAAAATAATCGATTTCAATCATAAAAATGTAACTACAGTTCGTTTTATCATTCCTTCTATTCACTGTAGTTCTTGTGTTTTTGTTTTAGAAAAATTACCTAAATTATATCAAAATATTTTTGATTCTACTGTTGATTTCTATAATAAAAAAATTTGGATAACATTCAATAATATTGAATTTAAACTAAGTGATATAGCTAAGATACTTGATAATATAGGGTATAGTCCATCTATGGATTTTGATTCGATAGAAAATATAAAAAAAATAAAAATTTATTTGATAGAAAATTGA
- the gcvH gene encoding glycine cleavage system protein GcvH: MDSNNLMYSKNHEWIGSPNEKNQAYIGITHFAQNELGDIVYLDVENSIIGTKIKAENSFGTIEAVKTVSDLFMPISGCILEINKKLLSQPELINKSPYQEGWIIRIEILEIKEYHQLMSSEEYHKYIQKSN, encoded by the coding sequence ATGGATTCTAATAACTTAATGTATAGTAAAAATCATGAATGGATAGGTTCTCCAAATGAAAAAAATCAAGCTTATATAGGAATCACTCATTTTGCTCAAAATGAATTAGGAGATATTGTTTATTTAGATGTAGAAAATTCCATAATAGGAACAAAAATAAAAGCAGAAAATTCATTTGGAACAATAGAAGCGGTAAAAACAGTTTCTGATTTGTTTATGCCTATTTCGGGTTGTATTCTTGAAATCAATAAAAAATTATTATCACAGCCAGAATTAATAAACAAAAGCCCTTATCAAGAAGGATGGATTATACGAATAGAAATTTTAGAAATCAAAGAATATCATCAATTAATGTCTTCAGAAGAATATCATAAATACATACAAAAATCAAATTAA
- a CDS encoding glycoside hydrolase family 73 protein: MSLFSFSQKNKKEIENVVIEYIRKYAVFAIEEMEKFGIPASIKLGQGILESSSGKSSLSKATNNHFGIKCGKNWVGDVYYHDDDIPKECFRKYNSVEESFHDHSKFLQQPRYSKLFLLKKDDYQAWATELKKAGYATSLNYANLLIDQIEKYYLWKLDKTTTFSIERRINQYLNYVKNKRKDSFFRIFSRKFRFLIKKLFQSK; encoded by the coding sequence ATGTCATTATTTTCTTTTTCACAAAAAAATAAAAAGGAAATAGAAAATGTAGTAATCGAATATATCAGAAAATATGCTGTTTTTGCAATTGAAGAGATGGAAAAATTTGGAATACCAGCTAGTATTAAATTAGGACAAGGGATTTTAGAATCTTCTAGTGGAAAGAGTTCTCTATCCAAAGCAACAAATAATCATTTCGGAATCAAATGTGGAAAAAATTGGGTAGGAGATGTTTATTATCACGATGATGATATTCCAAAAGAATGTTTTCGAAAATATAATTCTGTAGAAGAATCTTTTCATGATCATTCTAAGTTTTTACAGCAACCACGTTATTCTAAATTATTTCTTCTTAAAAAAGATGATTATCAGGCTTGGGCTACAGAACTAAAAAAGGCAGGTTATGCTACATCTTTAAATTACGCAAATTTATTAATTGATCAAATAGAAAAATACTATTTATGGAAGTTGGATAAAACTACTACTTTTAGTATAGAAAGAAGAATTAATCAATATTTAAATTATGTAAAAAATAAAAGAAAAGATTCTTTTTTCAGAATATTTAGTAGAAAATTCCGTTTTCTTATAAAGAAATTGTTTCAATCAAAATAA
- a CDS encoding putative porin, protein MNSDNMNSDNMNSDNMNNMEKKIVKINIDKNRTENIEFYHPTYQDYKYWTEEKNIKKPFLEKYFSHNFFKYDNIRLFFNNGNKEKNNFNESMPKKMLFFKDPFFYREKIKYFDVKTPLSEIFYINNFLKKEKTLGGFFSQNLNEKINYSIEYRNFHSENKPYLKNTKSLVLNTFNYQDQNHYKLWGHYIYQKFDIEEKEKIPKWNIRNYKNILLSNKELIHNRYYISFIQKIYSFEEKKRFLFFRTYMEYEKYFRYHSFQPFQHWNRKKINHSYLRNGFFLIFNQKKINLEIGSIFDKIHYELFHNNIYKNKNINNLSIQSKIHYPINNVLEFDSDGKWIVENNDIKKSYIKANIKLNTFLFSKFWFLTQLNINENDNNIFFPIYILKKNQDYYNNEQKNIFSFYKKKTINFSLNSYKEKYHVSFYISKLNHSFQDQDQEKKIKKFLYYKYKYADIYGFKIKTIHDIWKFKLDNVFLYQKYNFNPLIFSIPNFLSRSTIFYMNNYFDKALFIQTGFSFHYSSKFYQHKIYHPFNYQTFIFEEKCIPNKIGGTPFVDYFLNLKIHRTIFYFSIQNIKFYNFYNENKNKNKSLIQVGFLWNLFT, encoded by the coding sequence ATGAATTCTGATAATATGAATTCTGATAATATGAATTCTGATAATATGAATAACATGGAAAAAAAAATAGTGAAAATAAACATTGATAAAAATAGAACAGAAAATATAGAATTTTATCATCCCACTTATCAGGATTATAAATATTGGACGGAAGAAAAAAATATAAAAAAACCTTTTTTGGAAAAATATTTTTCTCACAATTTTTTTAAATATGATAATATTAGATTATTTTTTAATAACGGAAATAAAGAAAAAAATAATTTTAATGAAAGTATGCCTAAAAAAATGCTTTTTTTTAAAGATCCTTTTTTTTATCGTGAAAAAATTAAATATTTTGATGTAAAAACTCCTCTTTCAGAAATATTTTATATAAATAATTTTTTAAAAAAAGAAAAAACATTAGGTGGTTTTTTTTCTCAAAATTTAAACGAAAAAATTAATTATTCTATAGAATATAGAAATTTTCATTCGGAAAACAAACCTTATTTAAAAAATACTAAAAGTTTAGTATTAAATACTTTTAATTATCAAGACCAGAACCATTATAAATTATGGGGGCATTATATTTATCAAAAATTTGATATAGAAGAAAAAGAAAAAATTCCAAAATGGAATATTAGAAATTATAAAAACATTTTATTATCTAATAAAGAATTAATTCACAATAGATATTATATAAGTTTTATTCAAAAAATATATTCTTTTGAAGAAAAAAAAAGATTTCTATTTTTTAGAACTTATATGGAATATGAAAAATATTTTAGATATCATTCATTTCAACCATTTCAACATTGGAATAGAAAAAAAATCAATCATTCTTACTTAAGAAATGGTTTTTTTTTGATTTTTAATCAAAAAAAAATAAACCTAGAAATAGGATCCATTTTTGACAAAATACATTATGAATTATTTCATAATAATATATATAAAAATAAAAATATCAATAATTTATCAATACAATCGAAAATTCATTATCCCATTAATAACGTTTTAGAATTTGATTCAGATGGGAAATGGATTGTAGAAAATAATGATATAAAAAAATCTTATATTAAGGCTAATATTAAGTTAAATACATTTTTATTTTCAAAATTTTGGTTTTTAACTCAATTGAATATTAATGAAAACGATAATAATATTTTTTTTCCGATTTACATTCTAAAAAAAAATCAAGATTATTATAACAATGAACAAAAAAATATATTTTCTTTTTACAAAAAAAAAACAATAAATTTTTCTTTAAATTCTTACAAAGAAAAATATCATGTTTCTTTCTACATATCGAAACTAAATCATTCTTTTCAGGACCAAGATCAAGAAAAAAAAATAAAAAAATTTTTATATTATAAGTATAAATATGCTGATATATATGGATTTAAAATAAAAACTATACATGATATATGGAAATTTAAGTTAGACAATGTTTTTTTATATCAAAAATATAATTTTAATCCATTAATTTTTTCTATTCCAAATTTCTTATCAAGAAGTACAATCTTTTATATGAATAATTACTTTGATAAAGCTCTGTTTATTCAAACAGGTTTTTCTTTTCATTATTCCAGCAAATTTTATCAACATAAAATTTATCATCCTTTTAATTATCAAACTTTTATTTTCGAAGAAAAATGTATTCCCAATAAAATTGGAGGAACCCCTTTTGTAGATTATTTTTTGAACTTAAAAATACATAGAACTATATTCTATTTCAGTATACAAAATATAAAATTTTATAATTTTTATAATGAAAATAAAAATAAGAATAAATCATTGATTCAAGTTGGTTTTTTGTGGAACCTTTTTACTTAA
- a CDS encoding anthranilate synthase component I family protein produces MFKFNFRTIQKKILADSTTPIELYLRLRDIFPKTLLLETSDYQIPRNNSSILCINPISELILDKNVLRISYPNCVHKHIFINDKLDIKILIEDFFQKFENKNTNISYSGLYGYISYDSIQYFENIEFHATIQEIYNLPEIRFNFYKNLIVFHHFHHEIYIIEHQFYDIEKKTYVDQLGKLIKNKNFSSFPFKSVGTRRSNVTDIEYKKMVSLGIKACLRGDVFQIVLSRQFQQKFKGDEFNVYRALRFINPSPYLFYFDYGSYKLFGSSPETQLIINDQTAYINPIAGTIRRSGHENKDQKLSENLIKNPKENAEHVMLVDLARNDLSKNSTNVKVEGFKEIQIFSHVLHMVSKVSGKLEKNISVIKVFGDTFPAGTLSGAPKYKAMELIDKIENQHRGVYGGAIGFFGLKNSCINTAIIIRSFVSKNNILFFQAGAGIVSDSKEEKELEEVNNKLMALFKAIELAKNI; encoded by the coding sequence ATGTTTAAATTTAATTTTAGAACTATTCAGAAAAAAATTTTAGCTGATAGTACTACACCGATAGAATTATATTTAAGATTAAGAGATATCTTTCCTAAAACATTATTATTAGAAACTTCTGATTATCAAATTCCAAGAAATAATTCTTCTATTCTTTGTATTAATCCTATTTCTGAACTTATTTTAGATAAAAATGTGTTACGAATATCATATCCTAATTGCGTTCATAAACATATTTTTATAAACGATAAATTAGATATTAAAATTTTAATTGAAGATTTTTTTCAAAAATTTGAAAATAAAAATACAAACATATCTTATTCAGGATTATACGGATATATATCTTATGATAGTATTCAGTATTTTGAAAATATTGAATTTCATGCTACAATTCAAGAAATATATAATCTTCCAGAAATACGATTTAATTTTTATAAAAACTTAATTGTATTTCATCATTTTCATCATGAAATATATATAATTGAACATCAATTTTATGATATTGAAAAAAAAACTTATGTAGATCAATTGGGAAAATTAATTAAAAATAAAAATTTTTCATCTTTTCCGTTTAAATCTGTTGGAACTCGTCGTTCAAATGTAACAGATATAGAGTATAAAAAAATGGTATCTCTAGGAATTAAAGCTTGTTTACGTGGAGATGTTTTTCAAATAGTGTTATCTCGTCAATTTCAACAAAAATTTAAAGGAGACGAATTTAATGTATATCGTGCTTTACGATTTATAAATCCTTCTCCATATCTTTTCTATTTTGATTATGGAAGTTATAAATTATTTGGTTCCTCTCCAGAAACCCAACTCATTATCAATGATCAAACTGCCTATATTAATCCAATAGCAGGAACAATACGAAGATCAGGACATGAAAATAAAGATCAAAAATTATCCGAAAATCTTATAAAGAATCCAAAAGAAAATGCAGAACATGTCATGTTAGTCGATTTAGCAAGAAATGATCTTAGCAAAAATTCTACTAATGTAAAAGTAGAAGGATTCAAAGAAATTCAAATTTTTTCTCATGTATTACACATGGTGTCTAAAGTATCTGGAAAATTAGAAAAAAATATATCAGTTATAAAAGTATTTGGCGATACTTTTCCTGCTGGTACCCTTTCTGGAGCTCCTAAATATAAAGCTATGGAATTGATTGATAAAATTGAAAATCAACATAGAGGTGTTTATGGAGGGGCAATTGGTTTCTTTGGATTAAAAAATTCTTGTATTAATACAGCCATAATTATTCGTTCTTTTGTAAGTAAGAATAATATTTTGTTTTTTCAAGCTGGTGCAGGTATTGTTTCTGATTCTAAAGAGGAAAAAGAATTAGAAGAAGTAAACAATAA